A single genomic interval of Stenotrophomonas sp. ZAC14D1_NAIMI4_1 harbors:
- a CDS encoding putative DNA modification/repair radical SAM protein, whose protein sequence is METIRKLAILADAAKYDASCASSGAGKRDSRASGGIGSTEGMGICHSYTPDGRCVSLLKILLTNFCVYDCAYCVNRVSSNVPRARFSVDEVVALTLDFYKRNYIEGLFLSSGIIRNADYTMEQMVEVARQLREEHRYAGYIHLKTIPEASPELLASAGRYADRLSINVELPTEAGLSALAPEKTVQSIRGAMGELRWRIEEAKEARKAPAVVAPLATRSARPRPPRFAPAGQSTQMIVGADGANDQQILASADALYGNYRMRRVYYSAFSPIPDASRQLPLQPPPLQREHRLYQADWLLRFYGYGVEEITDTTQDGMLDLDIDPKMAWAIRHPERFPVDLNRAPKELLLRVPGLGVRNVKRVLMARRHGRLRVADVARLKAPMSKLLPFVLLADHHPRKALDDPAALRAQLAPPPRQGSLFDAPPAA, encoded by the coding sequence ATGGAAACCATCCGCAAGCTGGCCATCCTGGCCGACGCCGCCAAGTACGACGCCTCCTGCGCCTCCAGCGGCGCGGGCAAGCGGGATTCGCGCGCCAGCGGCGGTATCGGCAGCACCGAAGGCATGGGCATCTGCCACAGCTACACGCCCGATGGCCGTTGTGTGTCGCTGCTGAAGATCCTGCTGACCAACTTCTGCGTCTACGACTGCGCCTACTGCGTGAACCGCGTGTCCAGCAACGTGCCGCGGGCGCGCTTCAGCGTGGACGAAGTGGTCGCGCTGACCCTGGACTTCTACAAGCGCAACTACATCGAGGGCCTGTTCCTTTCCAGCGGCATCATCCGCAATGCCGACTACACCATGGAACAGATGGTGGAAGTGGCGCGGCAGCTGCGCGAGGAACACCGCTACGCCGGTTACATCCACCTCAAGACCATTCCCGAGGCCTCGCCCGAGCTGCTGGCCAGTGCCGGGCGCTATGCCGACCGGCTGTCGATCAACGTGGAACTGCCGACCGAGGCCGGCCTGAGCGCGCTGGCGCCGGAAAAGACCGTGCAGTCGATCCGTGGTGCAATGGGCGAGCTGCGCTGGCGCATCGAGGAGGCCAAGGAGGCACGCAAGGCGCCGGCCGTGGTCGCGCCGCTGGCCACCCGCAGCGCGCGCCCTCGCCCGCCGCGCTTCGCCCCGGCCGGGCAGAGCACGCAGATGATCGTCGGCGCCGACGGGGCCAACGACCAGCAGATCCTGGCCAGCGCCGATGCCCTGTATGGCAACTACCGCATGCGCCGGGTCTATTACTCGGCCTTCAGCCCCATTCCCGATGCCAGCCGCCAGCTGCCCCTGCAGCCGCCACCCCTGCAGCGCGAGCACCGCCTGTACCAGGCCGACTGGCTGCTGCGTTTCTACGGTTATGGCGTGGAGGAGATCACCGACACCACCCAGGACGGCATGCTGGACCTGGACATCGACCCGAAGATGGCCTGGGCGATCCGCCACCCCGAGCGTTTCCCGGTGGACCTGAACCGCGCGCCGAAGGAACTGCTGCTGCGCGTGCCCGGGCTGGGCGTGCGCAACGTGAAGCGGGTACTGATGGCCCGGCGGCATGGCCGCCTGCGGGTAGCCGACGTGGCCCGGCTGAAGGCACCGATGAGCAAGCTGCTGCCGTTCGTGCTGCTGGCCGACCACCATCCGCGCAAGGCACTGGATGATCCGGCGGCATTGCGCGCGCAGCTGGCCCCGCCACCGCGCCAGGGTTCGTTGTTCGATGCACCGCCCGCCGCCTGA
- a CDS encoding DUF4398 domain-containing protein, producing MRHSLYVMAFAFALSAPVWAQDGAQELAQARQAVDKATQADADQYAPDLIGLARQGLEQAQRAAGDRRERKNAPALALRAAADADLARARSEEATATAQLQLRRNEVNQLQRQLSTGEDRR from the coding sequence ATGCGCCACAGCCTGTATGTGATGGCGTTTGCATTCGCACTCTCTGCCCCCGTCTGGGCGCAGGATGGCGCACAGGAACTGGCCCAGGCCCGGCAGGCGGTGGACAAGGCCACCCAGGCCGACGCCGACCAGTACGCCCCCGATCTGATCGGTCTGGCCCGCCAGGGCCTGGAGCAGGCCCAGCGTGCCGCCGGCGACCGCCGCGAACGCAAGAACGCCCCGGCGCTGGCCCTGCGCGCCGCCGCCGATGCCGACCTGGCCCGTGCCCGCAGCGAGGAAGCCACCGCCACCGCCCAGCTGCAGCTGCGCCGCAACGAGGTCAACCAGCTGCAGCGCCAGCTGTCGACCGGGGAGGACCGCCGATGA
- a CDS encoding PilT/PilU family type 4a pilus ATPase — translation MDIGYFLKLMTEKNASDMFLTTGAPVYIKIEGKLYPLGNTGLPPGMVKKIAYSLMDEGQVPQFERELELNMAIALADAGRFRVNVFKQRGEVGMVIRAIRSRIPSIEELNLPQVLKDVIMTPRGLVLVVGSTGSGKSTSLASMIDHRNSTTTGHILTIEDPIEYLHKHKMSIVNQREVGLDTHAFHNALKNAMREAPDVILIGEILDAETMEAAIAFAETGHLCLATLHSNNADQTIERILNFFPESAHKNVLMNLALNLRAVISQRLVKNKEGRRLPATEVLINTPMIRDLLRRGQVHEIKAAMEASLEEGMESFDQCLFRLAKNGVIEQEEALRAADSRDGLALKFRLSEGSSGEHDPYADFSSPTQASITHGF, via the coding sequence ATGGATATCGGCTACTTCCTGAAGCTGATGACCGAAAAGAACGCTTCGGACATGTTCTTGACCACCGGTGCGCCGGTCTACATCAAGATCGAGGGCAAGCTGTACCCGCTGGGCAATACTGGCCTGCCGCCGGGAATGGTGAAGAAAATCGCCTATTCGCTGATGGACGAGGGCCAGGTGCCCCAGTTCGAACGCGAGCTGGAACTCAACATGGCCATCGCTCTGGCCGATGCCGGGCGCTTCCGTGTCAACGTGTTCAAGCAGCGGGGCGAGGTCGGCATGGTCATCCGCGCCATCCGCAGCCGGATTCCGAGCATCGAAGAGCTCAACCTGCCGCAGGTGCTGAAGGACGTCATCATGACCCCGCGTGGCCTGGTGCTGGTGGTGGGGTCCACCGGCTCGGGCAAGTCCACCTCGCTGGCATCGATGATCGACCACCGCAACAGTACGACCACTGGGCACATCCTCACCATCGAGGACCCGATCGAGTACCTGCACAAGCACAAGATGTCGATCGTCAACCAGCGCGAGGTCGGGCTGGACACCCATGCCTTCCACAACGCGCTGAAGAACGCGATGCGCGAGGCGCCGGACGTGATCCTGATCGGCGAGATCCTGGATGCGGAAACCATGGAGGCGGCCATCGCCTTCGCCGAGACTGGCCACCTGTGCCTGGCCACCCTGCACTCCAACAACGCCGACCAGACCATCGAGCGCATCCTCAACTTCTTCCCGGAAAGCGCGCACAAGAACGTGCTGATGAACCTGGCGCTGAACCTGCGTGCGGTGATCAGCCAGCGCCTGGTGAAGAACAAGGAGGGCCGTCGCCTGCCGGCCACCGAGGTGCTGATCAACACGCCGATGATCCGCGACCTGCTGCGCCGCGGCCAGGTGCACGAGATCAAGGCCGCGATGGAGGCCTCGCTGGAAGAAGGCATGGAGAGCTTCGACCAGTGCCTGTTCCGGCTGGCCAAGAACGGGGTGATCGAGCAGGAGGAAGCGCTGCGCGCCGCCGACTCGCGCGACGGCCTGGCCTTGAAGTTCCGCCTGTCCGAAGGCAGCAGCGGCGAGCACGATCCGTACGCGGATTTCTCCTCGCCGACCCAGGCCAGCATCACCCACGGCTTCTGA